Sequence from the Natronomonas marina genome:
CCAACATCGCGGCCCGGACGCCCGACGCGACCGGTTCGGCGGTCACCATGCCCTTGGCCTCGGCGGTCCAGGCCGGGATGGACGTCAGCTGTGGCTGCGTCGCGGCAATGCCGGCGGCGTCCTGCAGTTCCTCGGCGTCGAGACCGAACAGTTTCCCGGCCACCAGCGGGGTCTGGATCTGGTGCATCGGGAGCGCCTGTCCCGTGTTGAGCAGGTCGGTCATCACGGGGCTGATCCGTGCGATTATCTCGTTGCCGGCGACGATGGCGGTGACGAGCTCCTCGCCAGTGGCGCCGGCGGCCTCACCCGCTGCCAGTGCCGCGGGGATCACCGCCGCGCCGGAGTGGGCGTGGCTCGTGAAGTCCTCCCACTCCAGCACCTGCGAGAGATGGCTGTTGACCATCGCGGCCTCGTGCGGCGCGGCGGTCCCGTCGAACCCGACGACGGTCGCCTCGCCGCGGCTGAATCCCGTCACCGAGTCCGCGAACGTCTCGCCCGGTGGCATCGTCCCGCCGGCGAAGGTGACCCCGAGGATGTTCTTCAGCTGGGCCTTGGCGAGACGGACCTGCTCGTCGCCGAGGCGGTCGTAGGAGAGCGCCTCGACCCACTCGGCGAGCCGGCGGGTGACCGGCGGCGCGTCGTTGGCGCCGAAGGCCCGCTCCCGGAGTTCGCCCGCGGGGTCCTCGGTGGTCCGGGCGAGGGTCTCGAAGGACTCGGGTTCGCCCTCGCAGGACGGCACGCCGCCGCGGGCGAGCAGTCCGTCGAGCGTCTCGGCCGTGAACCGCGGGTCAGCGTCGGGGTGGGGTACGTGTGCCAGGACGTACATCACGAGCGCGAGACCGACGAGCGAGTTCGCCTGGTCCTTGTTCGGGTACGCGCGGCCGTTCATGATCGGTGCCAGCCCCGTGTACTCGCCGTAGAGGACGTCCTCCCAGTCGCCCTCGTCCATCGTCAGTTCGGCGTGGGCCGTCGGCGTCGCGCCCGGCGTCACCGTCGCCCCGGCGGTCCCGAGCGCCAGCGTGTAGGCCCTGGAGGGGTCGGCCTCGCCGTCGCCGTCCTCGTCGGTCGCCGGTAGCACGACCCGGCAGTTGAACGTCCTGTTCGTCAGGAACCGGCCGAACCTGGTGGCGGTGATGATCGGGCCGCCGGCCGTCCACTTCGCCGCGAACAGTTCGAGTCCCGCCTCCACCGACCGCGCCGCCTCGGGAACCGTCGTGGCGGCGTCCTGTGCGTCCGCCTCTCGCACCGCGTTCCTGCCGAGAGCCGTCAGCGCGCCCAGTCCGCCGAGTCCCTGCAGAAGGGACCGCCTGTCGAAACGCATACCCATGCCACCGCGTGACGGGGGAAGTCGTTACTGCCGTAGCACTCCGGGAAATTATCAGTGACCACCACCCGGCACGGCGGCGGTCACGACCTGCCTGCCACACCGGGTCCCGGGACGGCAGGGTCCCGCGGCGGCCCCCGCACCCGGCAAAATACGTCGTTCGTCGTCGAATTTCGTGTGAGAAGCTACCAAAGGGCACGTTCGGTCACCGAATTGGGTCGGTGGCGGAAGAACGTATCCGAAACTCGAAAAAAGGTTTACGTGCCGGTCGGTAGTAACAAATATTACGACGATGTCGGGCACACAGGTTCGCACTGCCGTCGCACTGTACCTGAACGGCGACCTGAGCGAGGCGGAGGCCGCACGGTGCAGCGGTCTCTCCCGTGCCCAGCTTCGACAGTACGTCCGGACCTGCGGGTCGGTCGTTCCCGCCCCCTCTTCGGCGGCCGACTTCGAGTGTGCCGGCTCCGAGACCTAATCGAGCAGCCGCGACAGCTCCGCGACGGTCTCGGCCTCCAGCCCCCGGACCGTCTCGACGATTTCCGTCCGTCGTTCGGCGTCGTACCTCGGTGCCGCCAGCGCGTGGAACTTCTCCTCGACGGTCCCCCACGGCGCCGGTCGCGCCGGGTGGCCGGTGAAGCGGTCCGTCTCCACCTCGTGGACGGCGCCGTCGCGGCACTCGACGGTGACCCGGGCGGGGGTCTCGCCGCGGTCGGCGCGGCCGGTCAGGTCGGCGTCGGCGCGGACCTCGACGGCGTCGGCGACCGGCCGGAGGTCGGCCCGCTCGGTCGGCCGGACCGTCACGTCGCGGTCGACCAGGGCGGCCGCGACGGCGCTCGGCGTCACCTCGGGGACGGCGTCGGCGAACGTCTCGACGGTCACGGCGTCGACCTCCGCGGGATCGATGGCGGCGTCCTCGACGAGTTCGACCGCAGCCTCGAGTGACGCCTGCGCGTACGGGTGGGCGTCGAAGAGCCGAACGGCGGCGTCCCCGACCCGCTCGCAGCCGGGATCGAAATCGAGGTCGAAGGGCCCGACCAGGTCGTGCCAGCCACCGGTCCCACCGATGGCGTCGGGGGCCTCGACGCCGCTCTCGGCGAGCAGACAGCCGTCGACGCCGGCACGGGCGGCGAGTCCGACGGCGAGGGTGTCGAAGTCGTCGTCCCCGACGGCGAGCGTCGCCCGGGCGGCCGCGATGCCGACGGCGTTTTCGATCTCGCCGGCGTCGAGACCAGCGGCGCGGGCGGCGCCAGCGGCGGCGGCGACGGCGCCGTGGGTCGCCGGGTGAAATCCCTCTATCGGCGCGTTCCAGGCGAGTTCGCCGTGGACCTCGTGGCCCGCGGCGAGGCCCGCGAGGACGGCTTCGCCGGTCGCGCTGCGGGCCTCGGCGGCGGCGAGGACGGCCGCGACCGTGCCGCCCGCCGCCGAAAGCGTCGGCGAGAGGAAGACGGCGCCGTTGCCGCGAGCCACCAGTGCGGCGTCGTAGAGGGCGGCGTCGGGCGGCGACCCGCCGAGGTCCGACCCCCACAGGCGACTCCGACCCGTCGCGTTCTGGACGGAGACCGCACGCCGGATGCCGCCCGTCGGCTCGCGGCCGACGCTCCCGAGGCCGACTCCGACGGCGTCGAGCACGCGCCGTTTCGTCGCCTCCCTGACCGACTCGGGGAGTCCCTCGTAGCTCACCTCGGCGGCGAATCGGGCCAGTTCGGCTGTCGAGGTCATACCCGCGATGCGTGGCAGGCGGGCAAAAGGGTTCCGCGGCGGCCCTCAGGGGCGGGTCGTCGCCCACACCGCAAGCGCGGCCAGCACGATGGCCGGCACCATCGGCAACGCGAGGTAGGTGTCGTAGAAGGTCAGTCCGAGCGCCGGCCCCACGTAGGGGTACAGGAAGATGACGGCCGGGACGACGAGGAAGGCGACGAAGACGGCGCCGACGAGTACCCAGCCCCGCCAGTCGAACTCGCGGTCGGCCGCCTCGGGGTGGACGCCCGCCTCGTCGTCGTCCTCCCGGGGCGCGCCCTCGGCGGCGTCGTCGACGTACTCGTCGTCCTCGTCGAAGCTCTCCGGGTCGTGGGTGTAGCCGTCTCCCATCGGGCGGTCACTCGTGGGCGTCGGGGTCGTACTCGGCGTCGGGGACGACGACGACCGAACCGAACCCCTCCCGCTCTTCGAGCATCTCGTGGGCGCGGGCCATCTCGCTCATCGGCAGGACAGCCCGCACGCGCGGCTCGAAGGTGCCGTCGAACACCTTCGCCATCACGTCGTCCATCTCGCCGGGCGTGCCCATCGTCGACCCGAGGACGTCGAGTTGCTTCCAGAACAGCTTCGGGATGTTGGTCTCCGGGGAGATGCCGGAGGTGGCCCCGCAGGTGACGACGGTGCCGCCGCGGGCGGCGACGGAGAGGGAGTCGTCCCAGGTCGCCTCGCCGACGTGGTCGACGACGACGTCGACGCCGCGGCCGTCCGTCTCGGACTTTATCGCGTCGGCGAAGTTCTCCTCGGCGTAGTTGACGAGGTGGTCGGCGCCGCAGGCCTCGGCGTGCTCGAGTTTCTCCTCGCTGGAGGCGGTCGCCCAGACCTCGCAGCCCTCGTTGGCGGCTATCTGGACGCAGGCGTGGCCGACGCCGCCCGACGCGCCCAGGACGAGGACGCTGTCGGACTGCTGGATTTCCGCCCGGGTCGTCAGCATCCGCCAGGCGGTCTGGAAGACGAGCGGCGCCGAGGCGGCCGTCACGAAGTCGACCGTCTCCGGCAGGTGCAGGAGGTTCGTCTCCGGGACCGCCGCGTACTCGCTGTGGACGCCGCGGACGTGCTCGCCCATCATCTTGTAGTCGACACAGAGCGACTCCTCGCCCTTCCGGCAGAACTCACACTCCCCGCAGTAGAGTCCGGGGTCGACGACGACGCGGTCGCCGGCCTCGAAGCGGGTCACGTCGTCGCCGACCGCCTCGACAACGCCCGCGGCGTCGCTGCCCGGAACGTGCGGCAGTTCCTCGGGGCTGGGCATCCCCTTGCGCGTCCAGACGTCGAGGTGGTTCAGCCCGCCGGCCTTCACCGCGACGAGTACCTCGTCGTCGTCGATTTCGGGGTCCGGGAACTCGTCGTACTGCAGTACGTCCGTCGAGCCGTGTTCGTCGTAGAAGACCGCCTTCATACTCCGCCGTCGGACCGCGGGGTGCAAAACAGTAGCGAAGACGGCAGGCACCCCCGAGGACGGCGATGGCCTTTAGCGGCACGCCACCGGTGAGTGGGACATGAGCGGACACGAGAACGAGGACCCCGAGGACGACAGACACGGACACGAGGACGACAGACACGGACACGAGGACGGCGACGGGCACGACCACCACCACCACGACATCTCGGAACTCGGCGTCGCCGTCCTCACGATCTCCTCGAGTCGGAGCCTCGAGGACGACCCGGCGGGCGACGCCATCGCCGAAATCGTCGAGGGCGCGGGCCACGAGGTGGCGGTCCGGGAACTGGTCCGGGACAGCTACGACGGCGTTCAGGACGCCGTCGACAGGTTCGCCGACCGCGAGGACACCGACTGCGTGGTCACCACCGGCGGCACCGGCGTCACGCCCGACGACGTGACCGTCGAGGCCGTCGAACCGCTCTTCGACAAGCGGCTTCCCGGGTTCGGGGAACTGTTCCGGACCCTCTCCTACGAGGAGATCGGGACGAAGGTGGTCGGCACCCGCGCGGCCGCGGGGATCGCCGACGGCGTGCCCGTCTTCTGTCTGCCGGGCAGCGAGAACGCCGCCCGGCTCGGCGCCGGCGAGATCATCGTCGAGGAGGCGCCACACCTGGCAGGACTGGCCGGTCGCTAGGGAAGCGGACAGAGGCTCGCCGTCAGAAGCGCCCGCTCGTCGCCGTCGTTGCGCGCGCCGTGTTCGACGCCGCGGGCGTTGTGGACCACGGCGGGCGCCGAGAGCGTCTCCTCGCTGCCGTCCTGGCTCACGACCACCTCGCCCTCCAGCAGGTGGAACACGTTCGTCGAGTCCTCGTGGACGTGCGGCTCGAAGGCGCCGCCGGGACCGAGCGCGAACAGTTTCACCAGCACGTCGTCGTGGACGACCAGTTCGGCGGTCTCGACTTCGCCGGGCGCCGGGTCGACCTCGGGGAGTTCGTCGAAGGTCACGCCCGCCGGTTGACGCCGGGTGCCAAAGAACCTCTCGGGGCGGAACCGCGGAGTTGAAGTGCGCGGCAGGGAACCGATAGGGTATGAACCACGCTCGATCCGCGAAGAAGCGAACCGGCGGTCGCCGCCGGCCCGTCCGAAAGAAGCAGAAACACGAGATGGGGTCGGCCCCCACCGAGACCACCCTCGGCGAGGAGAAACTGAAGATAGCCGAGACCCGCGGCGGCAACACGAAGGTCCGGGCCATCGCCCGCAGCGTCGCCAGCGTCGCCACCGACGACGGCGTCGAGAGCGCCGACATCGAGGACGTCGTCGAGAACCCGTCGAACCCCAACTACGTCCGGCGGAACATCATCACGAAGGGCGCCGTCATCGAGACGTCGGCCGGTCGCGCACGCGTCACCTCCCGGCCCGGCCAGGACGGCCAGGTCAACGCCGTCCTCGTCGACGAGTAATCCGACCGTTCAGGGGAACTCCCGGATCGTCTCCAGCAGTTCATCCAGCGGCAGCGTCGTCGTCGAGAGCGCGACGCCGTCGGCACGCGCCAGCGCGGGCGCGTGCTCCCAGAGGTCGTCGGGTTCGATGCCGTGCAAAACGACCGCCGAGGGGGTCGGCGTGACGACCCGCAGCGCGACCAGCGGCGACTCCCCGCGGGTGACGCCGGTGAAGACGAGCGCCCGGTTGGTCGACTGGCCGTAGAGGCGGTAGAACTCCTCGCTCGAGAGCCGTTTGATGGCCTCGACGCTGTTGATGACGGTGTGGCCGGCGAGGGTGTCGGCCTGGCCGGCGGCGACCGTCTCCGCCTCGATGGCGTGGTGGAACCGCCGCAGCGGGACCGTCGCCTCGTACTCCCGGAGGTCGTAGACGACGTCCTGGTCGAAGCCAGCCGACAGCACCCGGGCGTGCTGGCGGACCCGGTCGCCGCCGCGGCGCTCGTCGACGTCGAGCAACCCCTCGACGACCCGGCTGACCACCCGGATGCCCGGATTCTCGCGCCGGCCGCTCTCGTAGTCGGAGACGACCGACGCCGACACCCCCATCTCCTCGGCCAGCTGGGTCTGGGTGACGTCGAACTCCTCGCGCCACTTCCGGAGCGTGGCGCCGGGGTCCTCCGAGAGCGCCACCTCGCCGGCGATGCGCTCGGCGAGCTCCGCCCGTGGGTCGTGCATACCGTCCGATGGACGGCCGCCGATATAAGCTCCCGCTCGCGTGACGAGCGAACCCAACGAGGCCCCCGACGCCAGCGAGTCGGGGCGTTCGACGCGGTCCAGGGACCACGCTCGGCGTCTCTCGACAGCATCCGCCGAGCGGGCGCAACCACCATACATATGCGGGTGCGGGCCGACCCACCGCTCACGATGACGGACGCCGAAGAACTCTTCGAGGACCTCCAGGCGGAACTGCAAGACACCGGCCAGACGCTCGGCGACCTGCTCCAGCAGGCCATCGAGGACCCCTCCTCGGCGCCGGACGTCGCCGTCGACCTGCTCGAGGAGGCCGCCGACACCGGCCAGTCCGTCGGCGAACTCCTGCAGGACGCCATCCAGAACAGCGACGAGGTGATGGGAGGCGTCACCGACGGCGACTTCCTCGTCGACTTCGGCGACGAGGACTTCCAGTTCGATTTCGAGGACGACCTGCTGTTCGTCGACCCCACCTCCGAGGAGTTCGAGGACATGCTCCGCAGCCTCGACCTCTTCGGCATCGGCGAACAACTCGGCTTCATCCCCAGCGCCGACGACGAGTAGCGTCGGAACGCACTTGCTCGCGGGACCTGTACCCCCGACCGGCCGATGACGAGCGACCGGGCCGAGCCGGCGTAGGCAACCGGCCGTGACGAGCCCTATGAGTACCGAGGCCAGCTTTCCGTCCATGCACCTTCGGAAGGGTGGGAGAACGTGCGGGAGAACCGAGCCGGTACCGCTCCGCGAACGGCCGAGCGAAACCGAGCGGCGCCCGGTGTCCCCCGGGCGTCACACGAGCCGTCACCCCGGGACAGCCCCACCGCGCGGACCCCTCCAGCGGAATATGCGTCCGCCCACGCGACCGGGCGGCTACGGGGGCGTCGTCTCGCCGACGGCGTTCTCGAGCAGGTCCAGGACCCCACCGTCGTACCGCTCGTCGACGTGATTCACGTTCCAGAGCCCGGACTTTCGAATCTCCCGGCTCCGACTGTACCGACCGAGCCATTCGCCTCGCCGGGGGTCGATCGGTCGCTCCTCGAAGTTGCTGAGGAGGGCGATAACATTCCGTTCGAGGTACGCCCGGTCGCTGTCGGCACTCGGTTCGTCGTCGAGGTTCACCCAGAGGAACGGCTGTTCGCGGACGTAGGTGCTCACCCGTCGTTCGAGGATATATTCCTCGTCACGCACCTCCGACCGCTCGCGGTCGATGCCGGACCAGCGCTCGTCCCAGTCGGGATAGTCGTCGTGGAGGGCGTGTTTCTCGATGATGGCCTCGCCGACCCGCTTGCGATACACGGAGCCGCGGTGAGCGCCCCCGTGAGCATGGTCGGAACTGCCGCTGCCCGTTCCGTAGTGCTGTTTCAGCCTGTCCCAGAGCGACGTGCTGCTCCCCGCGGACACGGCGTGCGTCCCGACCCGGGTGACGCGCGACTGGTCGGTGGAGTCGCGCGTCTCGCCCGGTTCGAGGAAGAAGTAGACGCCGCGGTCGGGCCAGTCCATGTACCCGGTGCAGTTCTTGAGCTTCCGCGTGCCGCCGACCCGTCGCTCGAGGTCGTCGAGCAGGCCATAGAAACGGTCGATGTCGTCCCGACGAGCCATTCGTGCGGTGGTCCTCTCGTCGACGCACAAAGAGTTTCACCACTCGGCGCGTGTCCCGCGCTGGAATCCTCGCGCTTCAGCGCGGGGAGGATGTCAAGGGGAGTCTGTCCCGGACACAACCACCGCCTACCGCAGGATGGCGTTGCGACGGAGGGGGCGCCCCCGGAGAGAACGGGCCTGGCCGCCAGTCGGAGGGACGGGGGCCGTCAGTAGATGAGTTCGTCGCTGTTCTCGGCCATGTACAGCGTGCGGGCGGCGATGTTGACGGCGTGGTCCCCGACGCGTTCGAGGTCCCGGATGGTGAGGAGCAGTCGGGACACCTCGCTCATCAGGTTCTCGATGTCCTCGCCGGAGGCGCCGGTCTCGATTTCGGTCTCGATGAGGTCCCGGACGACGGCGCTGGAGGCGTCCTCGCAGAGGGCGTCGACCTCGTCGTCGCGCTCGTCGATGGCGAAGCAGGCCTCGACGTCCTCGTCGGCGTAGGCGGCCATCGCGTCGTCTATCATCTCGAGGACGGCGTCGCCGATGCCCTGGACGTCGAGGTCGGGGTAGAGGTCCCGCTCGGCCTCGAGGGTGTAGTCGCCGAGGTTGGTCGCCAGGTCGGCGACCCGCTCGAGGTCGGTGATTATCTTGAACGAGGCGGCGATGAAGCGGAGGTCGCCGGCCACCGGCTGCTGGAGGGCAAAGAGGTCGATACAGTCCTGCTCGAGTTCGAGGTACATCTCGTTGATCTCGTGGTCGCCCTCGATGACCTCGCGGGCGAGTTCCTCGTCCTTCGACTCCAGCGCCCGCAGACCCATCCGGACCCGGTCGATGACCACCTCGCTCATGTAGAGGACGTTCTCCCGGAGATCCGTCAGCTGTTCCTGAAACCCTTCGCGTGCCATACGTCGCCCTGCGTCGTGCGGGTGTATGTAAGTTCGGGGAGCGCGGCCGTCTCAGCCGAACTTGCCGGTGATGTAGTCCTCGACGCGCTGGCTGTCGGGGTTCTCGAATATCTCGTCGGTGTCGTCGACCTCGACGAGTTCGCCGCCGGTGAGGAAGACGGCCGTCCGGTCGGAGATGCGGGCGGCCTGCTGCATGTTGTGGGTGACGATGACGACGGTGTACTCCTCGGCCAAATCGTCGATGAGGTCCTCGATCTTCGAGGTGGCGATGGGGTCCAGCGCCGAGGCGGGTTCGTCCATCAGGACCACCTCGGGGTCGGCGGCGATGGCGCGGGCGATACAGAGCCGCTGTTGCTGGCCGCCGGAGAGGTCCAGTCCCGACGAGTCGAGCTGGTCTTTCACCTCGTCCCACAGCGCCGCGTCCTTCAGCGACTGCTCGACCCGGGCGTCGACGTCGCCCTCGAAGCCCTGGACCTTCAGGCCGTAGGCGACGTTGTCGTAGATGCTCTTGGGGAAGGGGTTCGGCTCCTGGAACACCATGCCGACCTTCCGCCGCAGCGCGACCGGGTCGACGTCGTCGTCGTAGACGTTCTTGCCGCGCAAGAGGAGTTCGCCCTCGACGCGGGCGGTGTCGATGAGGTCGTTCATCCGGTTGATACACCGGAGGAAGGTGGACTTGCCGCAGCCCGACGGCCCGATGAGCGCCGTCACCTGCTGTTCGGGGATGGAAAGCGAGATGTCGTCGAGCGCCTGCGTGTCGCCGTAGTAGACGTCGATGTTGCGGGCCTCGACGACGGTCCGGCCCGTCCCGTTGCGACCGGTGCCGCCGAGTCCCTGGGTCGGCGACTCGGTGACGCCTGCTCCCCCGGCGGTCGGGTCGGCTGTTCCCTCCTCGCGGGACGAGTCGGCTTCGGCCGTCGACTGGGCGGTGTCCTCGGAACTCATTGGTTGTCTCGAGGGGGCCTCCCCGCGGCCCCGTTGACAGACGCGAGTGCCCCCACTCGTAAATACTGTTCTATTATCGCTATTTATTACTATATATCCCAGCCTATCGCGGCCATCATCGCCCCTTTCGCGTCTTTTCCGTCGATTTCGGCGTTTCGGGTCGCTCACTACCCCAACCCCTATATATTCCATCAGAGATTTATATCGTCGGCAAGTAGCGCTCGTATGGAAACCCGCAAGGTGCAGGTGACGGGGGGGTCGACCTACACGGTCTCGTTGCCGAAGGACTGGGCGACCGGCAACGACATCAGCGGCGGCAGCGTCGTCGAGTTCTACCCCGAGGAGGACTCGCTCCTGCTGACGCCCCGCCAGGACGAGGAGAAGGTCGAGGGCACGCTGGACGTCTCGGGGCTGGAGGGCGACGAACTGACGCGGACGGTCGTGACGATGTACGTCAGCGGGTTCGACATCATCACGCTGGAGGCCTCCCGCGTCAGCGCCGCCCAGCGCCGCACGATACGAGAGACGACGCAGGGACTCGTCGGCCTGGAGGTCATCGGCGAGACCGCAGAGCACGTCCAGTTGCAGGACCTGCTGGACTCCTCGGAGCTGTCGATGCACAACGCCATCACCCGGATGCGGCTGGTCTCGACGACGATGCTGTCGGACGCCGTCACCGCCCTGCTGGAGAACGACGACGACCTCGCGGCCGACGTCGTCCAGCGCGACGATGACGTCGACCGGCTGTGGTCGATGGTCTCGCGGGTGTTCCGGTCGGTGCTCCGGGACCCCAGCGCCGCCGCGACGGTCGGCCTGGACCGGGAGACCTGCTTCGACTACCACTCCAGCGCCCGCCAGCTCGAGCGCGTCGGCGACCACGCGACGAAGATAGCCACCCACGCCGAGACGATGGCCGCACCGCCCGAGGCCGCCGCCGACGCCATCGCGGACCTCCACGAGGAGGCCAGCGATGTCGTCGAGATGGCGATGGACGCGCTGCTCGAGGACGACCCCGACCGCGCGACGCAACTGGCCAACGACGCCCGCCAGCGCGTCACGGAGATCGACGAACTGGCGCGGGCCGTCGACGAGGAGATACGCGAACTGGAACCACAGGAAGCCCAGTTGCTCGGCCTGGTCGTCGACTCGCTGTCCCGGAGCGCCGACTACGGCGGCAACATCGCCGAGACCGCACTCCAGAAGGCCGCGCCGCGCCCCTGAGCGGGCGCGGTTCTTTTTGTACGTGCCGTCCGTGGTCCCGGTATGCTCACCGAGTTGCGCGACGGGGTCTGGTGCTACGAGTGCAAGGGCGTCAACGCCTACCTCGTCGCCGACGGTGACGGCATCACCGTCGTCGACGCGGGGACGCCGTTCGACGCCGCCCGCGTCGAGGGCGCCGTCGACGCGGCCGGATACGACCTCTCGGCGGTGAACCGGGTGCTCGTGACCCACTACGACTTCGACCACGTCGGCTCGGTCGCGAAACTCTCCGTCGACGCGCCGGTGTACGTCGGCCACGAGGACGCCGACCTCCTGACCGGGCAGGGCCGCCCGCCGCTGACCGGCGCGAAACCGCTCCTCCAGTTGGCCCTCGGGCCGCTGGTCCCGGACGTGCCCACGGACCGGGTCCGCCGGGTCGAGGACGGCGACGAGATGGGCGGCTTCACCGCCTACCACACCCCCGGCCACACGCCCGGCCACGTCGCCTACGTCCACGAGGAGCGGGAGGCGGCCTTCCTCGGCGACCTCGTCGTCGAGCGTGACGGCCGGCTCCGACCCTCGCCGTGGTTCATCTCCTACGACACCGACGCGGTCGAACGCAGCGTCGGCGACCTCGCCGAGCGGGCGCCGCCCTTCGAGGCGCTCGGGATGGGCCACGGGACGCCCTTCGAGCGCGGCGGCGGCCAGCGGCTCTCGGAGTTGGCCGACTCCCTCGACGGTTAGACGATCTCCTCGGCAACCGCCTCGGGCCCGAGCAACTCGGGGTCGACGATGTGGCCCGCCTGCCCCTTGACGAACTCGGGGACAGAATCGCGGCTGTAGACGACCACCCGGAGGTCGGGATTGAGGTCGACCGCTATCGGGACGCTCGTCGCCAGGCCGGCGTCGGTCACGACGAGGACGTCCGCCTCGACGATGCCGGCCTCCTCGAGGGCGGGGCGGTTCGCGGTCCCGGCGGCGAAGCGCACGTCGGCGCCGCGGTCCGCCAGCGCCTCGCCCAGGCCGTCGGGGTCGTCCCCGGCGACGACGACCCTACTCATATTCGATGGTGGCCGGCGGCTTGTGCGTCACGTCGTAGACGACGCGCGAGACGTTGTCGTGGGTCCCGGTGATGCGCGACTGGATGCGCTGGAGCGTTTCCCAGTCTATCTCCTGGGCGCGGGCGGTCATGCCGTCGCGGGACTCCACCGAGCGGACGGAGACGACCCACCCGTGGACTCGGTTGTCGCCCTTGACGCCGGTGGCCTTCCCAAGCACCGCCGCCAGCGCCTGCCAGGGTTCGTACGCCCCGAGTTCCTCCTCGACGACGTGGTTGGCCTCGCGGGCCACCTCGAGTTTCTCCTCGGTCACCTCGCCCAGCACGCGGACGGCGAGACCGGGACCGGGGAACGGCATCCGCTCGGAGACGACCTCTTCGAGGTCCAGTTCGCGGGCGACCTCCCGGACCTCGTCCTTGTAGAGGTCCCGCATGGGTTCGACGATGCCCTCGAAGTCGATCCGTTCGGGCAGGCCACCGACGTTGTGGTGGGACTTGATGGTGCCCTCCGACTCGATGCGGTCGGGGTAGATGGTGCCCTGCACGAGGTAGTCGGCGTCGACCTCGCGGGCGACGGTCTCGAACTCGCGGATGAACTGCTCGCCGATGACGTGGCGCTTCTCCTCGGGGTCGGTCACGCCCGAGAGGGCGTCGAGGAAGCGCTCGCGGGCGTCGACGATGCGGAGGCCCTCCATGTAGGCGAACGTCTCGCGGACGCCCTCGGTTTCGCCCTTCCGCATCAGGCCGGTGTCGACGTAGACGGGCGTCAACTGGGCGCCGACGGCCTCGTAGGCCAGGGCGGCGGCCGTCGAGGAGTCGACGCCGCCCGACAGCGCGATGACGGCGTTGTCGTCGCCGATCTCGTCGGCGATGGCCGCGATCTGCTCGTCGATGAACGTCCCGGGGTCGACCATCAGGCCGTCACCTCGCCGGTGTCGGTCTCGACGCCCTCGAGTATCGTCTCGACCAGCGCCAGGAAGGGCGGCGAGGCCCGCCCGGGACGGGAGCGGAACTCGGGGTGGAACTGCGTCCCGAGGAAGAACGGGTGGTCGGGCAACTCGAGTATCTCCATCCGGTTGCCCGCCCGCCCGGAGAAGACCAGCCCCGCGTCCTCGAGGCGGTCGATGTACTCGGGGTTGACCTCGTAGCGGTGCCGGTGGCGCTCGGTGCAGGCGTCGGCACCGTATATCTCGTGGGCCAGGGTCCCCGGTTCGATGTCGGTCTCGTGGGCGCCGAGTCGCATCGTCCCGCCCATGTCCTCGATCTCGTACTGTTCGGGCAGGATGTCGATGACCGGGTGGGGCGTGTCCTCGTCCATCTCGGCGGAGTGGGCGCCCTCGAACCCGCAGACGTTCCGTGCGACGTCGACGACGGCCATCTGGAAGCCGAGACAGAGCCCCAGGAAGGGAACGCCGTTCTCGCGGGCGTACCGGACGGCGTCGATTTTCCCCTCGGTGCCGCGGGCTCCGAAGCCGCCGGGGACGATGACCCCGTCGGCGCGGTGGA
This genomic interval carries:
- a CDS encoding helix-turn-helix domain-containing protein — its product is MHDPRAELAERIAGEVALSEDPGATLRKWREEFDVTQTQLAEEMGVSASVVSDYESGRRENPGIRVVSRVVEGLLDVDERRGGDRVRQHARVLSAGFDQDVVYDLREYEATVPLRRFHHAIEAETVAAGQADTLAGHTVINSVEAIKRLSSEEFYRLYGQSTNRALVFTGVTRGESPLVALRVVTPTPSAVVLHGIEPDDLWEHAPALARADGVALSTTTLPLDELLETIREFP
- the phoU gene encoding phosphate signaling complex protein PhoU, encoding MAREGFQEQLTDLRENVLYMSEVVIDRVRMGLRALESKDEELAREVIEGDHEINEMYLELEQDCIDLFALQQPVAGDLRFIAASFKIITDLERVADLATNLGDYTLEAERDLYPDLDVQGIGDAVLEMIDDAMAAYADEDVEACFAIDERDDEVDALCEDASSAVVRDLIETEIETGASGEDIENLMSEVSRLLLTIRDLERVGDHAVNIAARTLYMAENSDELIY
- the pstB gene encoding phosphate ABC transporter ATP-binding protein PstB produces the protein MSSEDTAQSTAEADSSREEGTADPTAGGAGVTESPTQGLGGTGRNGTGRTVVEARNIDVYYGDTQALDDISLSIPEQQVTALIGPSGCGKSTFLRCINRMNDLIDTARVEGELLLRGKNVYDDDVDPVALRRKVGMVFQEPNPFPKSIYDNVAYGLKVQGFEGDVDARVEQSLKDAALWDEVKDQLDSSGLDLSGGQQQRLCIARAIAADPEVVLMDEPASALDPIATSKIEDLIDDLAEEYTVVIVTHNMQQAARISDRTAVFLTGGELVEVDDTDEIFENPDSQRVEDYITGKFG
- a CDS encoding phosphate uptake regulator PhoU: METRKVQVTGGSTYTVSLPKDWATGNDISGGSVVEFYPEEDSLLLTPRQDEEKVEGTLDVSGLEGDELTRTVVTMYVSGFDIITLEASRVSAAQRRTIRETTQGLVGLEVIGETAEHVQLQDLLDSSELSMHNAITRMRLVSTTMLSDAVTALLENDDDLAADVVQRDDDVDRLWSMVSRVFRSVLRDPSAAATVGLDRETCFDYHSSARQLERVGDHATKIATHAETMAAPPEAAADAIADLHEEASDVVEMAMDALLEDDPDRATQLANDARQRVTEIDELARAVDEEIRELEPQEAQLLGLVVDSLSRSADYGGNIAETALQKAAPRP
- a CDS encoding MBL fold metallo-hydrolase, producing the protein MLTELRDGVWCYECKGVNAYLVADGDGITVVDAGTPFDAARVEGAVDAAGYDLSAVNRVLVTHYDFDHVGSVAKLSVDAPVYVGHEDADLLTGQGRPPLTGAKPLLQLALGPLVPDVPTDRVRRVEDGDEMGGFTAYHTPGHTPGHVAYVHEEREAAFLGDLVVERDGRLRPSPWFISYDTDAVERSVGDLAERAPPFEALGMGHGTPFERGGGQRLSELADSLDG
- a CDS encoding DUF7126 family protein, yielding MSRVVVAGDDPDGLGEALADRGADVRFAAGTANRPALEEAGIVEADVLVVTDAGLATSVPIAVDLNPDLRVVVYSRDSVPEFVKGQAGHIVDPELLGPEAVAEEIV
- the guaA gene encoding glutamine-hydrolyzing GMP synthase codes for the protein MVDPGTFIDEQIAAIADEIGDDNAVIALSGGVDSSTAAALAYEAVGAQLTPVYVDTGLMRKGETEGVRETFAYMEGLRIVDARERFLDALSGVTDPEEKRHVIGEQFIREFETVAREVDADYLVQGTIYPDRIESEGTIKSHHNVGGLPERIDFEGIVEPMRDLYKDEVREVARELDLEEVVSERMPFPGPGLAVRVLGEVTEEKLEVAREANHVVEEELGAYEPWQALAAVLGKATGVKGDNRVHGWVVSVRSVESRDGMTARAQEIDWETLQRIQSRITGTHDNVSRVVYDVTHKPPATIEYE